A segment of the Bradyrhizobium sp. CCBAU 53340 genome:
GCGGTTCTCGTCCAAGGTGCTCGATGGCATCGACGTGCCCGCCGAAGGGCTGAACAGCGACATTCACGGCAGCGCCGAATACCGCGCGCATCTCATTGGCGTGCTGACGCGGCGCGCCCTCGACGCGGCCAACGCCAAGGAGTGAGGTGTCTTCACTCCTCGGCCAAACTTGCCCTGGTGAGGGCGCAAAAGAGACTGGCTATTCATGACTTCAGCGACCCTGCCGGCATCGGTCGATGCGATGCTCGAACTCTTGACCTCGCGCGGCTATCTCGCCGAGCGGTCGCTGGCGACGGTGACGTATCTTTCGTTGCGCATGGGCCGGCCGCTGTTTCTCGAAGGCGAGGCTGGTGTCGGCAAGACCGAGATCGCGAAGGTGCTCTCGGCCGCGCTGGGGCGGAAGCTGATCCGCCTGCAGTGCTACGAGGGTCTCGACGTCTCCTCGGCGGTCTATGAGTGGAACAGCGCCGCGCAGATGATCGCGATCCGGATGGCGGAAGCCGCCGGCGACACCGATCGCGAGCAGCTCTCGAGCGATATTTTCGCCGACCGCTACATGATCAAGCGGCCACTGCTGCAGGCGCTGGAGCCTGATGTCGCAGGGCCTCCGGTGCTGCTGATCGACGAGCTTGACCGCGCCGACGAGGCGTTCGAGGCTTACCTGCTCGAAATCCTCAGCGACTTCCAGGTGACGATTCCCGAATTCGGCACCGTGAAAGCGCCGCACCCGCCGATCGTCATCATCACCTCCAACCGTACCCGTGAGATCCACGATGCGCTGAAGCGGCGCTGTCTGTATCACTGGGTCGACTATCCCGCCGCCGAGCGCGAGCTTGCCATCGTCAAGACGCGCGTGCCCGGCATCTCGGCAAAGCTGTCGCAGCAGGTCGTGCACTTCGTGCAGGCGCTGCGCAACCAGGATTTCTACAAGTCGCCTGGTGTCGCCGAGACCATCGATTGGGCCACCGCCTTGTCCGAGCTCGATGCCCGCTCGCTGACCCCGCAAGTGGTCGGCGACACGCTGGGCGCGCTGCTCAAATACCAGGACGACATCACGCGGATGCAGGGCGACACTCTGCAGAAGGTGCTGAAGGAAGCGACGAGCGAGAATTAAGCTCGCGCGTCACAACGAATTTGTCATTCCGGGGCGCGCGTAGCGCGAGCTAGGGTGCGCAATTGCGCACCTGAGAATCCATACTCCCGATCGTGGTTATGGATTCCGGGCTCGCGCCAAGGGGTGCCCCGGAATGACGGCTGAGAGTGCTGAACCATGGCCATCAACCACCTCGCGCCGGAGCAAACCGAGCAATTCGCCGACAACATTGTCGGTTTCGCCCGTGCGCTGCGCTCCGCCGGCATGCCGGTCGGCCCTGGCGCGGTGATCGACGCCATGAGCGCGCTGCAGGTGATCGAGATCGGCAATCGTCCCGACGTCTTCACAACGCTGGAGGCGATCTTCGTCAAGCGCCATGAGCATGCGCTGATCTTCAAGCAGGCTTTCAACCTGTTCTTCCGTGCCTCGGAGGAATGGAAGCACATGCTGGATTCGGTGCCGCTGCCGGAGCAGGCCAAGAAGAAGCCGCAAGCCGGCTCGCGCCGCGTGCAGGAGGCAATGTCGCAGCCGCGGATGACGGAGACGCAGCAGCACCGGGAGCAGGATCTGCGCCTGTCGGTCTCCGACAAGGAGATCCTTCAGAAGAAGGATTTTGCGCAGATGAGCGCCGCCGAGATCACGGAAGCGCTGCGTGCCATCGAGACGATGCGGCTGCCGCAGGCGGAATTGCTGACGCGCCGCTACCTGCCCGATCCACGGGGCCTGCGGCTCGACATGCGCCGCACGCTCCGGGCATCCTTGCGCACCGGCGGCGACATCATCGATATTCATCGCCTCGGGCGGATCGAGAAGCCGGCGCCGATCGTGGCTCTGCTCGACATCTCCGGCTCGATGAGCGAGTACACCCGCCTGTTCCTGCATTTCCTGCATGCCATCGGCGATGCGCGCAAGCGCGTCTCGGTGTTCCTGTTCGGCACCCGGCTCACCAATGTGACGCGTGCGCTGCGCCAGCGCGATCCCGACGAGGCGCTGGCGAGCTGCTCGGCCTCGGTCGAGGATTGGGCCGGCGGGACGCGGATCTCGGCTTCGCTGCACAACTTCAACAAATTGTGGGCGCGGCGCGTGCTGAGCCAGGGCGCCATTGTGCTGCTGATCTCGGACGGGCTGGAGCGGGAGGCGGATTCCAAGCTGGCCTTTGAGATGGACCGGCTGCATCGCTCCTGCCGGCGGCTGATCTGGCTCAACCCGCTGCTGCGGTTCGGCGGCTTCGAGGCCAAGGCCCAGGGCATCAAATTGATGCTTCCGCACGTTGACGAATTCCGCCCGGTACATAATTTGAGTTCGATCCAGGAGCTGATCACCACGCTTTCCCGGCCGCTGCCGCCGCATCACCGCAGCCTGATCCGCTCCGCAGCTTGAGAGGCCCACCATGCTCGATCGCGATGAGGATATCCTGAAGGCGGCGGAGGACTGGCAGAAGGCCGGCCGTGGCGTCGCGCTGGCAACCGTTGTGGAGACTTGGGGGTCGGCTCCGCGTCCGGCGGGCTCGAGCCTCGTCATCAATGACCAAGGCACGTTCCTGGGCTCGGTCTCCGGCGGCTGCGTCGAGGGCGCCGTGGTCACCGAAGCCATGGACGTGATCGAGAGCGGCAAGCCGAAGATGCTCGAGTTCGGCGTCGCTGACGAGACCGCCTGGAATGTCGGGCTGTCCTGCGGTGGTACCATCCGCGTCTTCGTCGAGAAGGTCGGCTGACCGTGAAACTCTCAATCCTGCACGAACTCAATGCCGAGCGCGCCGTGCGCCGGCCGGTGATCTTGGTGACCGATACCGAGAGCGGCGAGCAGCGCCTGGTGAAGGTGGCTGATTTCGCCAAGGATCCGCTGCGCGCCGAGTTGGACAAGCAGCTTCGCATGGGCAAGAGCGCCAATGTCGAGGCTGGCGGCAAGAAGCTGTTCCTGAATGTCTACGCGCCGACGGCAAAGCTCGTCATCATCGGCGCGGTCCATATCAGCCAAGCGCTGGCGCCGCTGGCGCGCTCGCTCGGCTACGACGTCACCGTGGTCGATCCCCGCACGGCCTTCGCGAGCCCCGAGCGCTTCCCCGACATTCCGCTGATCGCGGAGTGGCCGGACACCGCGCTGCCGCCCCTCAATATCGATGCCTACACTGCTTTCGTCGCTGTGACGCACGATCCGAAGATCGACGATCCCGCGCTGCTGCACGCCTTCGAGCGCAACTGCTTCTATATCGGCGCGCTCGGCTCGCGGAAGACGCATGCCAAGCGCGGCGACCGGCTGCGGGCGCAGGGTGCGAAGGAAAGCGACATCGCGCGCATTCACGCGCCCATTGGCCTCGCAATCGGCGCGGTCTCGCCGGCCGAGATTGCGGTAGCGATCATGGCCGAGATCACCGCGGTGCTTCGGCTGCCACCCAAAGAAAAAGAAGAAGCGGCATGAAGTTCGGCCCGGCGAGCCCCAGGGACGCGATCGGCGGGGTGACCGTCCACACCCTGCGCCAAGGTTCGCTGGTGCTGAAGAAAGGCACGACCATCGGTCCTGCCGAGGTCGAGCAGCTCACGCGCGCCGGGATCAAGGACATCGTCGTCGTACGCATGGAGCAGGGCGACGTCTCCGAGGATGTCGCGGCCGCCAGCATCGCGCTTGCGATCGGCGGCGAGGGCATTCATGTCGAGCGCGCCTTCACCGGTCGCGCCAATCTGTTCGCCGCCCAGCCGGGCGTGCTGGTGATCGACCGCGCCGCGGTCGACCGCATCAACAATGTGGATGAGGCCATCACCTTTGCCACGCTCTCGGCGTTCAAGCCGGTCGTCGAAGGCGAGATGGTCGGCACCGTCAAGATCATCCCGTTCGGCGTCGAAGGTGTCTTGCGCGATGCCGCGGTGAAGGCCGCTGGCAAGGACGTGCTGAAAATCGCGCCCTACGTCATCAAGCGTGTCGGCGTAGTCTCGACGCTGCTGCCGGGGCTGTCCTCCAAGGTGATCGACAAGACGCTGCGCGTCACCGCCGAACGGCTCGCGCCGGCCGGCGCGGCCGTCATCGCAGAGCGTCGGGTGCAGCATGACGAGCGCGCGCTGTCGGCTGCGATCAAGGAATTGCTCGCGCTCGGCGCCGAGCTCGTGATCGTGTTCGGGGCATCGGCGATCGCCGACCGCCGCGACGTCATCCCGGCGGCGGTCACGGGGATCGGCGGCGAGATCGAGCATTTCGGCATGCCGGTCGATCCCGGCAATCTCTTGCTGATCGCACGCGCCGGCAGCGTGCCCGTGCTGGGCGCGCCGGGCTGCGCGCGCTCGCCGGTCGAGAATGGTTTTGACTGGGTGCTGATGCGGCTGCTCGCCGGCATCAAGGTGACGCGCTCCGAGCTGATGGGCATGGGCGTCGGCGGCCTGCTGATGGAGATCGTGACGCGGCCGCAGCCGCGCGCAAAGCCCGAGACCGAGGGCAACAGCCAGGTCGCTGCCGTCGTGCTCGCCGCGGGGCGCTCGACCCGGATGGGCGGTCCGAACAAGCTGCTCGCCGAGCTCGAGGGCAAGAAGCTGGTGCGGATCGCGACGGAGCAGGCGCTGGCCTCCAAAGCCTCCGAGGTGATCGTCGTCACCGGCCATCAGAGCGAGCTGGTCGAGCAGGCGCTGCAGGGCCTGAAGGTGCGCTTCGTCAAGAACCCCGATTTTGCCGGCGGCATCGCGAGCTCGGTCAAATCGGGCATTGCGGCCGTGTCTGACGCTTGCGACGGTGCCGTGGTCTGCCTCGGCGACATGCCGCTGATCGATGCCGGCCTGATCGACCGCCTCATCGACAGCTTTGCGCCGGATCGCGGCAATCTCATCGTCGTGCCCGTCAGCGAAGGCCGCCGCGGCAATCCCGTGCTGTGGTCGCGCCGTTTCTTCAAGGAATTGATGACGCTCGACGGCGATGTCGGTGCGCGGCATTTGATTGCCAAGCACACCGAAGCCGTCGCCGAAGTGCCCGTCGACGGCGAGAGCGCCTTCCTCGACATCGACACGCCGCAGGCCTTGGAAGCTGCAAGAGGCGGATGACGGTGCCGTAGGGTGGGCAAAGGCGCGCAGCGCCGTGCCCACGGTCTTTCTGGGTTGTATCGCTGAATTGGTGGGCACGCTTCCGCCTTCGCTCTGCGAGCTTCGGCGGACAAGTCGCTTTGCCCACCCTACAGCGCCGTTTCTGTGGCGACACATTACGGATTGCCGCAGATCACCAATTTCAACCACCCGTTCACCATCTGGAAACGACCGCTGCTTAGAGTCCTCGCCACCTGCCTTGGGGGGAGGGGTTTTTCCATGGCTTCGAACGTCGTCGCGCGCCGTTGCGCGATGTTTTTCTTTGCGCTGTCGGTTTGTGTCGCCGGCGCCCGTCATGTCACCGAAGCCCATGCGGCCGGTGCGTTTGCCGTCGGCAAGTGCGGCGCCTACGGCCAGGCCTATGATTACGGCGCCGAGCGCGAGGCGCGCGCCGCTGCGAAGAAGCAGTGCAAGGGCGACTGCACGACGGTGACGATGAAGCGCGCCTGTGCGGCGATGTCGGTCGATATGGCCAACCCGTGCGGCGCCTATGGCTACGCCGTGAAGCCGAAAATTTCGGCCACGCTCAATGCCGCCACCCGCGAATGCTACAAATTTGGCGGCAAGGAATGCGTGATCCGCGCCTGGGCCTGCGACGCCAAGGGTTGATCAAGGCCCGCGCAGCCTCAAGGGCTAGCGCAGCCATCCCGCGTTGGTCGTCACCAGTTTTGCCGGTTGCCCCGGCGCATCCATCGACCAGGGTACCTTGGCCCCGGTGAATTCCGACCAGGCCTTGAGCAGGCGGGCCTCGATGCCGACCATGGCGTGGGCCTGCCAGCCGGCGATCGCTGCCGCGGCCATGCCGCTGCCGTTCGTTTCAGCGCCTACATCCGCAAGCAGTGACGTCGTCGTCGCCATGTCGTTGTAGATGCCGAGCTCCTGCTGGAGATCGGCGAGCCTGCGCGAGAAGCGCTTTGCCGATTTGCCATGGCCGCAAAGCGGTAGCAGGAAGTCGGCGACATAGCGCAGCTTCTTCGCGGCGAGGCGGACGCGGTGCCGCTCTTCGGTCGGCAGCGATTTGAATTTGCGGCCACGCTTCAGCACCTTCGCATACTGAGCCGACAGGATATTGCGCGCGAACTTGATCGCCGGCTCCGCAAGTTGCGATAGCCCCTCGGGAGCGACTTCGCCGCGCCAGCCCCGTGCTTCGATCCAGCCGCCGAGTCCGATGACGAAATACTGGCAGCGCCGGTCGGCGAGGGCGAGGCGGGCCTCGTCGTAGCAGGCCGCGCGACGCTGGTCGGCGAGCTCACCCAGCGCGTCGAAGCCGGCGACCGAGGGACAGCCTTCGGCAACGGTCCGCAACGTCTCCTGTCGAAACACGTCCCAATCGCGTGCGCCGGAAAGATGTCCTGCAAGCCACTTTGCCTCCGCACGCATCAAGTCGAGCTTGTTCAGCGACACCACCGAGCCCATCAAGTCGAGCGCGGATCGCAGGCGCCGCAGCGCGACGCGCAGCTGATGCATCCCTTCGGGATCGCGACCATCCTCCGCGGCGGGCAATGACTGGAGCAGGTGCAACAGACAGGAGCGCAGAATTTCGGAGAAGGCCTCGTCCAGCGAAATCGACGGATCGAGACGAAGCTTGGGCGGCTTCGGTGCCCGCGGCAGCGTATCGGCAGCGAGATCGAATCCGCGCGCCGATTTGGTCCGGATCGACGGCTTCACCGGTCCATGCTCGGCGAGCCGCAGCGCCAGCTCCCAGATGATGGACGCGCTGCCGCTCTTGAGCTCCAGCTCGATCTCGCTGACGGGCAGCGACCTCTCGCCAGAGATCAGTTGCCCTTGATCGAACGCGATCTCGACCGCACCCGGTGGCAGATCGACCACGCGCAGATGCCGACGAATGTCGGTTGTGAAGACGGCCTCGAGCGGATGACGTTCGAAATCATGACGCAGCTTCTCAGGGATGAAGGGGAGCGCCAGGGCGACGTCGGGAGTAAAGGAGGGCACGCTTGCCTCCCACTCGCCGCGCCGCAGCGGATCGTTGGCCGATTCAGCTTTCACTGTCTGCGTAAAGCGCGCGCCACTCTGGCGGACTCGAAAGCTCAATCCGCTACGTTGCAGTGCGCGCTTGGGCGTGTCGTAATACACCGCCTTGAGATGCTTGCGCGTGCCCTTGTTGCGCGCATTGGCCGCGATGATCGGTGCATTGTTGAAATCGGCCAGCCGATCGGAAGGCACGATCAACTTGAGTTCGATCTCCGTCCCGCGAGGTGCGGCGTCACGGGCAGGCGCGCCTTCCTTTTCACTCGTTTCAGCGCGCACTTCATCGGCGGGAAGGCCGGCTTGAAGAGACCCGTTGCGCGAGGAGTCGTGGTCGGCGTGCCCGGAACCGGTCACCTCACCAGCAGCAGCAACGGCAAAACTGTCGAATTTCTTGGCGTCATCCGGAACCGGATGGCTGTTGGTCTTCGCAAGCCGTTGCACGGGTTCGAGGGCTCGCTTGATCGCGCCAGTTTCGGACATGCAGAGTTTATGACAGTTCAGTGACAGAGCGCCGACGTATACCCGACTTGATCAGCGAGGAGAAGCGCAGCCGGTCGCATCTCCATTGAAATTTCCGAGCTGTGATCGATGCGGCAACCCGGGTTACGTTCATGTCCCACGTCGGCATGCGAAGAATCTTCGTTTCTTTCCCGACGCTTGGATGTGTTGGGAGATTTCATGCAGTTCGACACCAAGGTTGCCGTCGTCATTCGCAACGATCTGCAAGCCTGGCAGAAGCTCAATGTTGCATCGTTCTTGACAAGTGGCATCGCCGCCGCCTTTCCGGAGTGCATCGGCGAGCCTTATGAGGATGCCTCAGGCACCAAATATCTTGCGCTGATCGGTCAGCCGATCCTGATCTTTGGTGCTGAAGGTCCGGCCCTGTCCCGCGCGCTCGATCGGGCGCTCACGCGCAACGTCACGCCCGCGGTCTATACCGAGGACATGTTCAAGACGACGCATGATGCCGCCAATCGAGCGGCGGTGAGGGCCGTTGCCCGCGCCTATCTCAATCTCGTCGGCATCGCCATGCGCGCCGAGCGCAAGGTGATCGACAAGATCGTCGATGGTTTGAAGTTCCATCAGTGACGCCGTGCATGTCGCAGCGCCGCGATGGTGCGCCTTTGCGCAAACTTTGTGCGGTTTGACTCCGATCAAGGGGGAGCCGTGCGTCCTGGCTAGTCTGTTCCCGTGCAAGGAGCAGACTGATGCCAACCATGAAAGCCGCCGTTGTCAAACAATTCGGCAAGCCGCTCGTGATCGAGGACGTGCCGGTGCCGCAGCCCGGTCCGGGCGAGGTGCTGGTGAAGGTGAAGGCCTGCGGCGTCTGCCACACGGACCTGCATGCCGCATCCGGCGACTGGCCGGTGAAGCCGGTTCCGCCCTTCATCCCCGGGCACGAAGCCGCCGGCATCGTCGCTGCGCTCGGGCCGGGTGTGAAGAATCTGAAAGTTGGCGATGCCGTTGGCGTGGCCTGGCTGCATGACGCGTGCATGTCGTGCGAATATTGCGAGACCGGCTGGGAGACGCTGTGCGAGCACCAGCACAACACCGGCTACAGCGTGAACGGCGGCTTTGCCGAATATGTCATTGCTTCCGCTGCCTTTGCGGCAAAGCTGCCGGCGACGGTCGATTTTGCTGCCATTGCACCGATCCTGTGCGCCGGCGTCACCACCTACAAGGGATTGAAGGAGACCGAGGCGAAGCCCGGCGAGTGGGTCGTGATCTCAGGCGTCGGCGGGCTCGGCCACGTTGCGATCCAATACGCCAAGGCGATGGGACTCAAGGTCGCGGCCATCGACATCGCCGAGGACAAGCTCGCGCTTGCGCGTGAGGCGGGCGCCAATCTCGCGGTCAACGCACTCGCAGCGGGTGCCGTGGATAATGTCCTCGCAGCGACCGGGGGCGGGGCGCACGGCGTGCTGGTGACGGCGGTCTCGACCGCCGCCTTTGCCCAGGCGCTGAAGATGGTACGCCGGAAGGGTACTGTCAGCCTCGTCGGCCTGCCGCCGGGCGAATTCCCGACGCCGATCTTTGATGTCGTGCTCAAGCGCATCACCGTGCGCGGCTCCATCGTCGGTACGCGCCGGGATCTCGACGAGGCGATTGCCTTCGCGGTCGACGGCAAAGTCAAGGCCGAGGTGGCGAAGGTGCCGCTCGCGAAAATCAACGACGTGTTCGATCGCATGAAGGTCGGCAAGATCGACGGCCGCATGGTACTTGATTTCGGCTAGCCTCCGCGGGGAGAAACATGGCCCCGGCAACGAAGATCGTCTTCCTCGGTGCGAGCAGCGCATCCTTCGGGATGAGCATGTTCAGGGACCTGTTTTCCAGTCGCGATCTGGCTGGTTCAACGCTGGTGCTGGTCGGCCGAAACGTCGACCGGCTCGACCGATCGACGCGGCTTGCAAGGCTGCTCAACGAGAAGTCCGGCGCTGGTCTTGCGATCGAGATGACGACGGATTGGCGTGCGGCGCTCGATGGCGCCGAGTTCGTCGTGCACTCCACCGCGATCGATCGCAATCGGCTGTGGCGGCTCGACTTCGAAATTCCGCGCAAATTCGGCATACGTCATACGCTGGGAGAGAACGGTGGTCCCGGCGGCCTGTTCTTCACGCTACGCACCTTGCCCGTTGTCTTCGACTTCGTGCGCGAGATGGAACGCCGCTGCCCGCGCGCCACCTTCATCAACTTCTCCAATCCGGAAAGCCGCATCATCCTGGCGCTGAAGCGGTATAGCGGCATACGGAGCCTCGGCCTTTGCCACGGGATCTTCCTTGCCCGGGACAACGTGGCCCGAATTCTGGGGATGCCGGGAGAACGGATCGATGTGTGGGGTGCAGGCCTCAATCATTTCCAATGCCTGACCGAGATTCGAGATCGCGAGACGGGCGAGGATCTCTATCCGTTGCTCCGCGAGAAGGAGAGGGATTTCGATCCAAGCTTCTCACCCCTGACGCGCAAATTGCTGCATGCCTTCGGCTATTGGCTCGGCTGCGGCGACGCCCATGTCGGGGAGTACCTCTCGTTCGGTTGGGAGGCCGGGGAGGGCGGCTACAATTTCGATTGGGACGAGAGCGAACGCGTCAAGCTGACGAGGCTGATCGACGACGTGCTCGCGAACCGGGCTGAGGTGCCGGACTGGTGGCTGAAGCCCTCGGGTGAGCGCGCGATCAACATCATCACTTCCATCTTTCATAACCGCAAGCAGCTTATCGAGTCCGCCGTCGTCCATAATCGGCAGCTGATCCCCAACCTGCCGGCCGATGCCGCGGTCGAGGTGCCGGTCATGGCCGATGTCGCGGGCATCCATCCTGTTTCGCTCGGTCCGCTGCCGGATGGCGTGGCCAAGTTGATGACGGTCCAGGTTCAGGTGCAGCAAATGGCTGTGGAGGCGGCGATGCATGCATCGAAGGACATGGCGTTGCAGGCGTTGCTGCTCGATCCCGTCATCCACTCCGAACGGGCTGCGCGCGGCCTGCTCGACGAGCTGTGGGCGATCAATCGGCCTTACATCCGGGCATGCATTTGAAGCGCCGGAAACACTCGGCGCGTCGTGAGGCGAGGTTTTCACATCGCTGGCATGCCTGCGAACTTCGGCAGGGTGACATCGAGATGATCCCAACTGTGGCCGCGCGCAGCATAAGTGACCACCTGCGGCTTGTAGCGTGCGGGCTCGTCGAGGCTCGCGGCGCGGATGGTGAAAATATCAGGCATGGCCTGGAAGGTCATGTAGACCGCGACACCGCATGCGGGGCAGAAGGCGCGCGTCTTCACGTTGCCGCTGTCACCGGTCATGTCCCACGTCCTGGCTTCGCCCGTCACCGTAACGCCGGCGCGACCGAAGGTGGCGTAGGAGCCGTGACCGGTGCCGCTTTCGCGCTGACAGTCCCGGCACTGGCAGTGATTACTGAACAGCGGTTCGCCGGCAATGGAATAGCGGATCGCGCCGCAGGCGCAGCCGCCGGTAAAGGGCCTGGTCATCGCAACAACTCCTCAACTGTCTTCGCCGCTGATTTCGTCGAGCTGCCGAATGACCTTCTTCCAGCCGCCGCTCATGACGGTGTAGGCACTGTCGTTCCTCGGCATGGCGAAGCCCGCATGCACCAGCTGGATGCGCGTGCCGGCTTCAACCGGGGTGAGGGACCACGTCACAACAGTATCGAGCGGCGCGCCGTAGCCGGTGTTGCGTTCATCGCCACCCTTCCAGGCATAGACGAGACGCCTGAACGGGACGACTTCCAGAACGCGGCAATGGATGACGCCATCCCAGTGGCCGCCCGGCTTGGTCTGGTAGGTGAAGACATTGCCTTCGACCGCTTCGAAACCGGTCGGCGGCATCAGCCAGCGTGCAATCAGTTGCGCGCTGGTCAACACCTTCCATACCGTCTCCGGCGCGTGAGGGAGTACCTCGTCCATCACGATGTCTTTGGTCTCGGCTTGCAACGCAGCTGCACTCACGGGTCGATCTCCTTCAAGAGGTCACGCAGATTCTCGAAGCGCTCGCGCCAGAAGACACCGTAATGATCCATCCAGGTGACCAGCGGTTCGAGTCCTTGCGGGGCGGCGCGGTAATAGACGTTGCGGCCCTCGGCGCGTTCGGCGACGAGGCCGGCCTGCTTCAGCGATTTCAGGTGCTGCGAGATCGCGCCCTGCGTCACGCCACTGCCGCGCGTCAGCTCGGCGACGCTGATCTCCTTGCTGTCGAAAACGCGCTCGAACACCGCACGGCGGGTAGGATCGGCGAGGGCGCGCATCACGGCGGTGACGGGATTTGGGGCGGCTTCGATCATGTCAACAAATTAGCGATCGCTAATGAATTAGTCAATACTAATTCGTTCGCGCGCCAACGACCCGGAATCTCGATTGACTATGACTGACTAGTCAGTCATAAATTGAAAATGACAAAACGGCCCACCAAAGCGGCTACGGCCAAAGCAGCGCCCCACCATCCGGAAGGCGGCAGGGACGCCGCGCCGGCATCGAACCGCGCCGCGCGCGCAGCGGAGCGACGCGCGGCGATCGTGGAGGCGGCGATGGAGGAATTCATTTCGCGCGGCTTTGCCGCGACACGGCTCGACGACATCGCCAAGCGGGCGGGCGTCGCCAAGGGCACGATCTACCTGCACTTCAGGGACAAGGAATCGATGTTTGAGGAGCTGGTCCGCGTCGTGATCGTGCCCGTGGTCGCGCGGCTCACGGCGCTGCCGCCGCCGACCGGTTCGGTGCGGGACCTCATCGAAGGCTTCGCCGGCAACTTTCTGAAAGAGGTGATCGGCACAAGGCGCGGCGATCTCGTTCGGCTGATCGTGGCGGAAGGGCCGCGCTTTCCCTCGGTCGCCGACTTTT
Coding sequences within it:
- a CDS encoding TetR/AcrR family transcriptional regulator — translated: MTKRPTKAATAKAAPHHPEGGRDAAPASNRAARAAERRAAIVEAAMEEFISRGFAATRLDDIAKRAGVAKGTIYLHFRDKESMFEELVRVVIVPVVARLTALPPPTGSVRDLIEGFAGNFLKEVIGTRRGDLVRLIVAEGPRFPSVADFYYREVVSRGIASMRALIELGVARGEIHQKNLARYPQILIAPAMIAVIWQSLFARHAPLDAQDMLRVHLDLIFGERRTT
- a CDS encoding helix-turn-helix transcriptional regulator translates to MIEAAPNPVTAVMRALADPTRRAVFERVFDSKEISVAELTRGSGVTQGAISQHLKSLKQAGLVAERAEGRNVYYRAAPQGLEPLVTWMDHYGVFWRERFENLRDLLKEIDP
- a CDS encoding GFA family protein translates to MTRPFTGGCACGAIRYSIAGEPLFSNHCQCRDCQRESGTGHGSYATFGRAGVTVTGEARTWDMTGDSGNVKTRAFCPACGVAVYMTFQAMPDIFTIRAASLDEPARYKPQVVTYAARGHSWDHLDVTLPKFAGMPAM
- a CDS encoding alpha-glucosidase/alpha-galactosidase encodes the protein MAPATKIVFLGASSASFGMSMFRDLFSSRDLAGSTLVLVGRNVDRLDRSTRLARLLNEKSGAGLAIEMTTDWRAALDGAEFVVHSTAIDRNRLWRLDFEIPRKFGIRHTLGENGGPGGLFFTLRTLPVVFDFVREMERRCPRATFINFSNPESRIILALKRYSGIRSLGLCHGIFLARDNVARILGMPGERIDVWGAGLNHFQCLTEIRDRETGEDLYPLLREKERDFDPSFSPLTRKLLHAFGYWLGCGDAHVGEYLSFGWEAGEGGYNFDWDESERVKLTRLIDDVLANRAEVPDWWLKPSGERAINIITSIFHNRKQLIESAVVHNRQLIPNLPADAAVEVPVMADVAGIHPVSLGPLPDGVAKLMTVQVQVQQMAVEAAMHASKDMALQALLLDPVIHSERAARGLLDELWAINRPYIRACI
- a CDS encoding SRPBCC domain-containing protein; the encoded protein is MSAAALQAETKDIVMDEVLPHAPETVWKVLTSAQLIARWLMPPTGFEAVEGNVFTYQTKPGGHWDGVIHCRVLEVVPFRRLVYAWKGGDERNTGYGAPLDTVVTWSLTPVEAGTRIQLVHAGFAMPRNDSAYTVMSGGWKKVIRQLDEISGEDS